A stretch of the Nicotiana tabacum cultivar K326 chromosome 6, ASM71507v2, whole genome shotgun sequence genome encodes the following:
- the LOC107808070 gene encoding G patch domain-containing protein TGH translates to MDGDEEDFVFYGTPIEREEDVTSRKKKAVAEASGQLRTLAPWKQEVTDEEGRRRFHGAFTGGFSAGYYNTVGSKEGWTPQSFTSSRKNRAEFKQQSLFNFLDDDEKAEMEGRLGTSMQYDTFGFTAAEVARKQAEKEQNQRPSAIPGPVPDEVVLPATESIGLKLLQKMGWRCGRSIKDSHTDSLYNARREARKAFLAFSFADVNTQPLRSGLVEDAADNIVDLPTDDGSQFSKSTPVYVLNPKEDLHGLGYDPYKHAPEFREKKRSRMSKSREIGHREPLVLKDSLFGFKSGRVAPGFGIGALEDLDVEDEDVYASGYDFEETYVEEVEEPSRPKVENLKLLDRKAHDVLPGFSAASKSDYQLERFDPPAIPQNFVPHHKFAAPLDFDYKTSDLPPPDVPPPEDNNLRILIEGLATLVARSGKLLEDISREKNQFNPLFGFLNGGMGRDYYARKLWEERQKRNDQGKQQVDAKMSRNVQKMTAESRGQILGEKPIERSLRDANTAGISADVINFPSNLSDTFTKPASVTELPEAAKPFQDDPAKQERFEQFLKEKYHGGLRPKDGGGASNMSEAARARERLEFESVAEAINKGKLGKESVPPNEFFSSTLATAGLQFTSGAELPKFGKDDGLAAAKMYPKREKFQWRPSPLLCKRFDLNDPYMGKPPPAPRSRSKLDSLVFLPDSVKAAKLEEDDVSGDRIESSLRVQEGRKEGKLMVDQEIEVETEPENVERPVDLYKAIFSDDSDDEAETSNQNVAEYPQKKVEAANTTLNRLIAGDFLESLGKELGLEVPVDMPLPENKTSNPAKKDAVPVDLGAKSINQTGNASSASHTVGADLSDPVLAVGNSNQNISREGRSSREGTIDINSQRNGRGGSVTERYGDDVEKNRFEKETQAHILAKAKGDQHQNKSSSSSEDEIDRKRRRAHRSSSPDGDASSHSSEDYKDRHRSRSRKKKSSQEKSSRRHSKHHKHRRRDSRSPSRHSRHGGSEKERREAKREKRRYRN, encoded by the exons ATGGATGGCGACGAGGAAGATTTCGTATTCTACGGAACACCTATAGAACGAGAAGAAGATGTGACCAGCCGCAAGAAGAAGGCCGTCGCTGAGGCCTCTGGCCAGTTGCGAACCCTTGCCCCATGGAAACAAGAG GTCACAGATGAAGAGGGACGGAGGAGATTTCATGGGGCATTTACTGGTGGCTTTTCCGCTGGATACTACAATACAGTTGGCTCTAAAGAGG GATGGACTCCGCAGTCATTTACGTCGTCCAGGAAAAACAGAGCTGAATTCAAACAACAGAGTCTCTTTAACTTCTTGGATGATGATGAGAAAGCT GAAATGGAGGGTCGTCTGGGGACATCGATGCAGTATGATACATTTGGATTTACTGCTGCTGAAGTTGCTCGTAAACAAGCTGAGAAGGAGCAAAATCAGAG GCCCTCTGCTATACCTGGACCAGTTCCGGACGAAGTGGTACTTCCAGCGACAGAGTCCATTG GGCTCAAATTACTGCAGAAGATGGGATGGCGATGTGGTCGCTCAATTAAGGACTCACATACTGATTCCCTATATA ATGCTAGGAGAGAGGCAAGAAAAGCTTTTCTTGCATTTTCTTTTGCTGATGTCAACACACAACCTTTGCGCTCAGGGCTAGTTGAAGATGCTGCTGATAATATTGTGGATCTACCAACTGATGATGGGAGTCAGTTTTCGAAGAGCACACCG GTTTATGTGCTAAACCCAAAGGAGGACTTGCATGGTTTAGGCTATGATCCTTACAAACATGCTCCTGAGTTTAGAG AAAAGAAGAGGTCACGGATGTCTAAGAGTAGGGAAATCGGGCATCGAGAACCTCTAGTCTTGAAGGATAGCCTATTTGGTTTCAAAT CAGGAAGGGTTGCTCCTGGATTTGGTATTGGGGCACTTGAAGATCTTGATGTTGAAGATGAAGATGTGTATGCATCAG GTTATGACTTCGAAGAGACTTATGTCGAGGAAGTTGAAGAGCCTTCAAGACCAAAGGTGGAGAATCTGAAACTGTTGGACAGGAAGGCGCATGATGTTTTACCTGGTTTTAGTGCTGCTTCAAAGTCCGATTATCAGCTGGAAAG ATTTGATCCTCCAGCGATTCCACAGAATTTTGTTCCCCATCATAAGTTTGCAGCTCCGCTTGACTTTGATTACAAGACTTCAGATCTCCCTCCCCCTGATGTTCCTCCTCCAGAGGATAATAATCTTAGAATCTTGATTGAAGGGTTGGCTACATTAGTAGCTCGTTCCGGTAAATTACTTGAGGACATTTCTAGAGAGAAAAATCAGTTCAACCCTTTATTTGGTTTCCTGAATGGAGGAATGGGTCGTGACTATTATGCAAGGAAACTTTGGGAGGAGAGACAGAAACGTAATGATCAAGGCAAACAACAGGTGGATGCAAAAATGTCTCGGAATGTGCAGAAGATGACCGCGGAAAGCCGCGGTCAGATATTAGGAGAGAAGCCTATCGAAAGAAGTTTGAGAGACGCAAATACTGCTGGTATATCTGCTGATGTGATCAATTTCCCATCCAATCTTTCAGATACATTTACTAAACCTGCTTCAGTG ACTGAACTTCCTGAAGCTGCAAAGCCTTTCCAAGATGATCCTGCTAAGCAAGAAAGGTTCGAGCAGTTTCTGAAGGAAAAATACCACGGAGGTCTTCGCCCTAAAGATGGTGGTGGAGCAAGTAATATGTCAGAAGCTGCTCGTGCTCGTGAAAGGTTAGAATTTGAATCTGTAGCCGAGgcaataaataaaggaaaattggGAAAGGAAAGTGTTCCGCCTAATGAGTTTTTCTCAAGTACGTTAGCTACTGCAGGATTGCAATTCACTTCTGGAGCTGAG CTACCTAAATTTGGTAAAGATGATGGTTTAGCGGCAGCAAAAATGTATCCAAAACGGGAGAAATTCCAGTGGCGACCTTCACCTCTTCTTTGCAAGCGCTTTGATCTTAATGACCCTTATATGGGCAAG CCACCCCCAGCTCCACGCTCGAGGAGCAAATTGGACTCACTTGTATTTTTGCCTGATTCTGTTAAAGCTGCAAAGCTTGAAGAAGATGATGTTTCTGGGGATAGGATCGAATCCTCTCTCCGAGTCCAGGAAGGCCGTAAAGAAGGAAAACTAATGGTTGACCAGGAAATTGAGGTTGAGACAGAACCAGAAAATGTTGAAAGGCCTGTTGATTTGTACAAG GCTATATTCTCTGATGATTCGGATGATGAAGCAGAAACTAGCAATCAGAATGTTGCAGAGTATCCTCAAAAGAAGGTTGAAGCTGCTAATACAACTTTAAATCGCTTAATAGCTGGTGACTTCTTAGAATCATTGGGCAAAGAACTAGGTTTGGAGGTTCCTGTCGATATGCCTTTGCCAGAAAACAAAACCAGTAACCCAGCTAAAAAGGATGCTGTTCCGGTAGATCTGGGAGCAAAGAGCATTAACCAAACTGGTAATGCATCATCCGCCTCCCACACTGTTGGTGCGGATTTGTCAGATCCAGTATTGGCAGTAGGAAATAGTAATCAGAACATCTCTCGAGAAGGTAGATCTAGTAGAGAAGGAACTATAGATATCAACTCTCAGAGAAATGGTCGCGGAGGAAGTGTAACTGAAAGATACGGGGATGATGTTGAAAAAAATAGGTTTGAAAAGGAAACTCAAGCACATATACTTGCAAAAGCAAAAGGAGATCAGCACCAAAATAAGAGCAGCAGTTCATCAGAAGATGAAATTGATAGAAAGCGCAGGCGAGCTCACAGAAGCAGCAGTCCAGATGGGGATGCCTCTTCTCATTCATCCGAAGATTATAAAGACCGTCATCGTTCAAGGTCACGAAAGAAAAAATCATCTCAGGAAAAGAGTAGTAGAAGGCACTCAAAGCACCAtaaacatagaaggagagactCTCGAAGTCCTAGTAGACATTCTCGTCACGGTGGTTCAGAAAAAGAACGTAGAGAAGCTAAGAGAGAGAAGCGTAGATACAGGAACTGA
- the LOC107808069 gene encoding putative calcium-binding protein CML16 translates to MQMIKPLLLEGKKGGNQIMSILQVDQLDQLRNIFSRFDMDDDGSLTHLELAALLRSLGIKPSGDQIHVLLANMDSNGNGAVEFDELVNAIMPDLINGEILENQGQLLEVFRSFDRDGNGYITLAELAGSMAKMGQPLTYRELTEIIKEADVDGDGVISFNEFATVMARSAAEFLGIPIS, encoded by the coding sequence ATGCAAATGATCAAGCCATTATTATTAGAGGGGAAAAAAGGAGGAAATCAAATTATGTCAATTCTTCAAGTTGATCAACTTGACCAATTACGAAACATATTTTCAAGATTTGACATGGACGATGATGGTAGTCTCACACATTTAGAACTAGCTGCACTATTACGTTCGTTGGGTATAAAACCATCTGGGGATCAAATTCATGTTCTTTTAGCCAACATGGATTCTAATGGAAATGGAGCTGTGGAATTTGATGAACTTGTTAATGCCATTATGCCAGATTTAATTAATGGAGAAATATTGGAAAATCAAGGACAGCTTTTGGAAGTTTTTCGATCGTTTGATCGAGATGGCAATGGTTATATTACGTTGGCGGAGTTGGCTGGATCAATGGCTAAGATGGGACAGCCGTTAACGTATCGTGAACTAACGGAGATAATTAAAGAGGCTGATGTTGATGGAGATGGTGTCATTAGTTTTAATGAGTTTGCAACTGTTATGGCTAGGTCTGCTGCAGAATTTCTTGGCATCCCTATTTCATAA